In Ipomoea triloba cultivar NCNSP0323 chromosome 15, ASM357664v1, one genomic interval encodes:
- the LOC116006616 gene encoding homeobox-leucine zipper protein HOX11 isoform X1, producing the protein MELALSLGGSNGNLTRKPFALLENKSSAVGIGGDLGFCMENMNNSGGGGRDEPPPVQLDLLPLSPVHRHQSGSQLRLPWLSGNLGAEPGVKALDMNRRPAGVAAAEEAEDAAALSSPNSAASSFKMDFSIFRTGLLGKRDSTGDGDRERGGSSNSRASDDDENGLGRKKLRLTKEQSAFLEESFKEHNTLNPKQKLALAKQLSLRPRQVEVWFQNRRARTKLKQTEVDCEYLKRCCETLTEENRRLQKELQELRALKASQPFYMQLPATTLTMCPSCERVASSTAAATPTTAVAAHGGAKPKLFPFPPPQVHAPQAAS; encoded by the exons ATGGAGTTGGCTTTGAGCTTAGGAGGAAGTAATGGAAACCTAACTCGAAAGCCGTTTGCCCTTCTCGAAAACAAGAGTTCCGCCGTGGGAATCGGCGGCGATTTGGGGTTTTGCATGGAAAATATGAATAACAGCGGCGGCGGAGGGAGAGATGAACCGCCGCCGGTCCAGCTCGATCTTCTCCCCTTGTCTCCGGTTCACCGCCATCAATCCGGTTCGCAGCTTCGCCTTCCATGGCTTTCCGGTAACT TGGGTGCTGAACCGGGGGTGAAGGCGCTGGATATGAACCGGCGGCCGGCGGGAGttgcggcggcggaggaggcggAGGACGCGGCGGCGCTGTCGTCGCCGAACAGCGCGGCGTCGTCGTTCAAGATGGACTTCTCGATCTTCCGAACCGGGCTGTTGGGGAAGAGAGATAGCACCGGCGACGGCGATAGAGAGAGAGGCGGCTCTTCCAATTCTCGAGCCAGCGACGACGACGAGAACGGCCTCGGCCGGAAAAAGCTCCGCCTCACGAAAGAACAGTCGGCTTTTCTTGAAGAAAGCTTCAAAGAACACAACACACTCAACCCC AAACAAAAACTCGCTTTAGCAAAACAGCTTAGTCTTCGTCCTCGCCAAGTCGAAGTTTGGTTCCAAAACAGAAGAGCAag GACGAAGTTGAAGCAGACAGAAGTGGATTGCGAGTATTTAAAGCGGTGTTGCGAGACGCTGACAGAAGAGAACAGAAGGTTACAGAAAGAGCTTCAAGAATTGAGGGCTTTGAAGGCCTCTCAGCCCTTCTACATGCAACTTCCCGCCACCACTCTCACCATGTGTCCGTCGTGCGAGCGCGTTGCCTcctccaccgccgccgccacccCAACTACCGCCGTCGCCGCTCACGGTGGCGCTAAGCCCAAACTCTTCCCGTTTCCGCCCCCACAAGTGCATGCTCCCCAGGCTGCCTCATga
- the LOC116006616 gene encoding homeobox-leucine zipper protein HOX11 isoform X2, producing MELALSLGGSNGNLTRKPFALLENKSSAVGIGGDLGFCMENMNNSGGGGRDEPPPVQLDLLPLSPVHRHQSGSQLRLPWLSVGAEPGVKALDMNRRPAGVAAAEEAEDAAALSSPNSAASSFKMDFSIFRTGLLGKRDSTGDGDRERGGSSNSRASDDDENGLGRKKLRLTKEQSAFLEESFKEHNTLNPKQKLALAKQLSLRPRQVEVWFQNRRARTKLKQTEVDCEYLKRCCETLTEENRRLQKELQELRALKASQPFYMQLPATTLTMCPSCERVASSTAAATPTTAVAAHGGAKPKLFPFPPPQVHAPQAAS from the exons ATGGAGTTGGCTTTGAGCTTAGGAGGAAGTAATGGAAACCTAACTCGAAAGCCGTTTGCCCTTCTCGAAAACAAGAGTTCCGCCGTGGGAATCGGCGGCGATTTGGGGTTTTGCATGGAAAATATGAATAACAGCGGCGGCGGAGGGAGAGATGAACCGCCGCCGGTCCAGCTCGATCTTCTCCCCTTGTCTCCGGTTCACCGCCATCAATCCGGTTCGCAGCTTCGCCTTCCATGGCTTTCCG TGGGTGCTGAACCGGGGGTGAAGGCGCTGGATATGAACCGGCGGCCGGCGGGAGttgcggcggcggaggaggcggAGGACGCGGCGGCGCTGTCGTCGCCGAACAGCGCGGCGTCGTCGTTCAAGATGGACTTCTCGATCTTCCGAACCGGGCTGTTGGGGAAGAGAGATAGCACCGGCGACGGCGATAGAGAGAGAGGCGGCTCTTCCAATTCTCGAGCCAGCGACGACGACGAGAACGGCCTCGGCCGGAAAAAGCTCCGCCTCACGAAAGAACAGTCGGCTTTTCTTGAAGAAAGCTTCAAAGAACACAACACACTCAACCCC AAACAAAAACTCGCTTTAGCAAAACAGCTTAGTCTTCGTCCTCGCCAAGTCGAAGTTTGGTTCCAAAACAGAAGAGCAag GACGAAGTTGAAGCAGACAGAAGTGGATTGCGAGTATTTAAAGCGGTGTTGCGAGACGCTGACAGAAGAGAACAGAAGGTTACAGAAAGAGCTTCAAGAATTGAGGGCTTTGAAGGCCTCTCAGCCCTTCTACATGCAACTTCCCGCCACCACTCTCACCATGTGTCCGTCGTGCGAGCGCGTTGCCTcctccaccgccgccgccacccCAACTACCGCCGTCGCCGCTCACGGTGGCGCTAAGCCCAAACTCTTCCCGTTTCCGCCCCCACAAGTGCATGCTCCCCAGGCTGCCTCATga
- the LOC116006075 gene encoding peroxidase 15, whose translation MASFSPLLAMALAIFIFSSHSNAQLSSTFYSTTCPNVSSIVRTVIQQALQNDARIGGSLIRLHFHDCFVDGCDGSLLLDNNGTTIVSEKDALPNTNSTRGFDVVDNIKTAVENACPGVVSCADILALASESSVSLAGGPSWNVLLGRRDGRTANQGGANTSLPSPFENLTNLTQKFTNVGLNVNDLVALSGAHTFGRAQCRTFSPRLFNFSNTGNPDPTLNTTYLATLQQICPQGGSGFTVTNLDPTTPDTFDNNYFSNLQTNRGLLQSDQELFSTSGAPTIAIVNNFSANQTAFFESFVQSMINMGNISPLTGSNGEIRSNCRRPN comes from the exons ATGGCTTCTTTTTCTCCCCTTTTAGCCATGGCACTCGCCATTTTCATCTTCTCCTCTCACTCAAATGCTCAGTTAAGTTCCACTTTTTACTCCACCACATGCCCTAATGTGTCCTCAATTGTCCGCACTGTGATTCAACAGGCGTTGCAAAACGATGCTCGCATTGGTGGTAGTCTTATTCGTCTCCATTTTCACGACTGCTTCGTTGAT GGATGTGATGGTTCTCTTTTGTTAGACAACAATGGAACAACCATTGTTAGTGAGAAAGATGCACTCCCAAACACCAACTCCACCAGGGGTTTCGACGTTGTTGACAACATTAAGACCGCAGTTGAGAATGCCTGTCCCGGTGTTGTTTCCTGTGCTGATATTCTGGCGTTGGCTTCTGAATCCTCAGTTTCTCTg GCTGGTGGTCCTTCATGGAATGTGTTGTTAGGGAGAAGAGACGGCAGGACAGCAAACCAGGGAGGAGCTAACACTAGTCTTCCTTCTCCCTTTGAAAACTTAACCAACTTAACACAAAAGTTTACAAACGTTGGATTGAATGTTAATGATCTTGTAGCGTTATCTG GTGCTCATACGTTTGGACGTGCACAGTGTCGTACATTTAGTCCCCGGTTATTCAACTTCAGCAACACCGGCAACCCTGATCCGACCTTAAACACAACCTACTTAGCCACTTTACAACAAATTTGTCCACAAGGTGGGTCTGGATTCACCGTGACCAACCTTGACCCGACAACCCCAGACACCTTCGACAACAATTATTTCTCAAATTTACAGACCAACCGTGGGCTTCTGCAATCAGATCAGGAGTTGTTCTCAACATCTGGGGCTCCAACCATTGCCATTGTCAACAATTTCAGTGCAAATCAAACTGCCTTCTTTGAGAGCTTTGTTCAATCAATGATTAATATGGGAAATATTAGCCCCTTAACTGGGTCCAATGGAGAGATTAGGTCAAACTGTAGGAGACCCAATTga
- the LOC116005521 gene encoding protein RKD2-like yields the protein MANHASSSSHSQFIYCNDFDDASLLGELNLAPLYDFENDLLGPIEPPIGNKPLYEVGIANEIDTFVDVEPTTTHERVDDGESADVMPEKNDKKRWVKRTFCDSSTVTKEMISSFFHLPINEAAVQLKMGLTVLKVRCRELGISKWPQKKLLRLDDDEMKSLPPKIHGVLKCFLSYFIYPFLRRQEK from the exons ATGGCGAATCATGCTTCGTCCTCTTCTCATTCTCAATTCATTTATTGTAATGATTTTGATGATGCGTCATTATTAGGCGAGCTAAATCTAGCTCCCCTTTATGATTTCGAGAATGATCTGTTAGGACCGATTGAACCACCAATTGGAAATAAACCACTTTATGAAGTAGGAATTGCAAATGAAATTGATACGTTTGTTGACGTTGAACCCACCACTACACATGAGCGTGTTGATGATGGTGAATCTGCAGATGTGATGCCTGAAAAGAATGATAAGAAAAGATGGGTCAAGAGGACGTTTTGTGATTCAAGTACGGTAACTAAGGAAATGATTTCAAGCTTTTTCCATTTACCGATAAATGAAGCAGCCGTTCAATTGAAGATGGGACTTACAGTTTTAAAGGTTCGTTGCAGGGAATTAGGAATCTCCAAATGGCCTCAAAAGAAACTCTTGAGGCTGGATGATGACGAG ATGAAAAGCCTACCCCCAAAGATCCATGGAGTTTTGAAATGCTTTCTAAGTTATTTCATTTACCCGTTTCTCAGGCGGCAAGAAAAATGA